From a region of the Theobroma cacao cultivar B97-61/B2 chromosome 8, Criollo_cocoa_genome_V2, whole genome shotgun sequence genome:
- the LOC108663022 gene encoding uncharacterized protein LOC108663022 — protein MGCVLGQQNETGKKERAVYYLSKKFIEYESKYSSLEKMCCALAWTVHRLKQYILYHTTWLIAKLDSIKYIFEKPSLSGKVARWQVLLSEYDIVYVSQKAIKGSAIADFLAKRVEEDYEPMEFEFPNKDLMSICQTSEEESEKENWKMFFNGASNALGHGIGVVLVTPEGGHYPIIAKLNFYCTNNVAEYEACVMGL, from the coding sequence ATGGGATGTGTGTTGGGACAGCAAAATGAAACTGGTAAGAAAGAAAGGGCAGTTTACTACTTGAGTAAAAAGTTCATTGAGTACGAGTCCAAGTATTCCTCATTGGAAAAGATGTGTTGCGCTTTAGCATGGACGGTGCATCGACTCAAGCAGTACATACTATATCATACCACTTGGCTCATTGCAAAGTTGGATTCTATTAAATACATCTTCGAGAAACCATCCTTATCAGGTAAAGTGGCAAGATGGCAAGTGTTGTTGTCTGAATATGATATTGTATATGTGTCCCAAAAAGCTATCAAAGGAAGTGCAATCGCTGATTTTCTGGCGAAAAGGGTGGAAGAGGATTATGAACCCATGGAGTTTGAGTTTCCGAATAAGGACTTGATGTCAATATGCCAAACAAGTGAGGAGGAATCGGAGAAAGAGAATTGGAAGATGTTTTTCAATGGAGCTTCGAATGCCTTGGGGCATGGCATAGGGGTTGTGTTAGTAACACCAGAAGGAGGTCATTATCCCATTATAGCCAAGCTTAATTTCTATTGCACCAATAATGTGGCTGAATATGAAGCTTGTGTCATGGGTCTTTAG
- the LOC18592568 gene encoding uncharacterized protein LOC18592568 has protein sequence MIPQEGSDPPILIANPTYDHWIRQDQLLLHGIIFSATENVVPFFAFAESSFDAWTKINKLYANKSRSRMMTLREKLTKPKGSKKVSEYFQNLRSVADELELVNSPVSEDDLVIHVLNGIGSDFKEIAVGVRAQDSSITFEELLDKFTDYEEVIKKQESSTDIIIPFANLATKAISSHSDLLKHSRPSHNTKFTSPSTSSKHSSSTNFKVVCQFCDKPGHSAKHCFKI, from the coding sequence ATGATCCCACAAGAAGGCTCCGACCCCCCCATTCTTATTGCTAATCCAACATATGATCATTGGATACGACAAGATCAACTACTGCTTCATGGTATTATTTTTTCAGCTACTGAAAATGTTGTACCTTTCTTTGCTTTTGCTGAATCTTCCTTTGATGCTTGGACCAAAATCAATAAGTTGTATGCTAACAAGTCTCGATCTCGTATGATGACATTACGAGAAAAACTTACCAAACCCAAAGGTAGCAAGAAAGTCTctgaatattttcaaaatctcaGAAGTGTTGCTGATGAACTTGAGCTGGTGAATTCACCTGTAAGTGAAGATGACCTTGTTATCCATGTTCTTAATGGAATTGGATCTGACTTCAAAGAAATTGCTGTCGGTGTAAGAGCTCAGGACTCCTCCATTACCTTTGAAGAACTATTAGATAAGTTCACTGATTATGAAGAGGTTATCAAGAAACAAGAGTCCTCAACTGATATTATCATCCCTTTTGCAAATCTTGCTACTAAAGCTATTTCTTCTCATTCTGATTTACTAAAGCATTCTAGGCCTTCTCACAATACCAAATTTACGTCACCATCTACTTCTTCTAAACATTCATCATCCACAAACTTCAAGGTTGTTTGTCAGTTCTGTGATAAACCAGGACATTCTGCTAAGCATTGCTTCAAAATTTGA
- the LOC18592570 gene encoding protein MITOFERRINLIKE 1, chloroplastic, with protein sequence MEARLCASLGLPSPDPNHHPAIATDFTSLFTHFATLTSSTQNPQKPLKPSQNYLSFASTSISADAQSKWLKPNSPKPTELEIPLPFASLTEPQQPEPSKFPKWLKPTPRNSPKVQTLMKSLSVFERALIGAAGGGIAGAFTYVCLHPLDTIKTKMQTRGASEIYANTFDAIVKTFHTKGILGFYRGVSAVIVGSTASSAVYFGTCEFGKSILSKLDYPALLIPPTAGAMGNIVSSAIMVPKELITQRMQAGAKGRSWEVLLRILEKDGILGLYAGYSATLLRNLPAGVLSYSSFEYLKAAVLSRTKQTNLEPIQSVFCGALAGAISASLTTPLDVVKTRLMTQVHGNKAVAAMYSGVNATLKQILKDEGWIGLTRGMGPRVVHSACFSALGYFAFETARLTILHQYLKHKEKELSKINVALA encoded by the coding sequence ATGGAGGCGAGACTCTGTGCATCTTTGGGTCTCCCTTCTCCTGACCCAAATCACCATCCGGCAATCGCTACCGACTTCACTtctcttttcacccatttcgcCACTCTCACATCATCCACCcaaaaccctcaaaaaccACTCAAACCTTCCCAAAATTATCTCTCCTTTGCCTCAACCTCCATTTCAGCAGATGCCCAATCAAAATGGCTCAAACCCAATTCCCCAAAACCCACCGAACTTGAAATTCCTCTCCCTTTTGCCAGTTTAACTGAACCCCAACAACCCGAACCGTCTAAATTCCCCAAATGGCTAAAACCCACTCCCAGAAACAGTCCCAAAGTCCAAACCCTCATGAAAAGCTTATCCGTCTTCGAAAGAGCTCTTATTGGTGCAGCTGGTGGTGGAATTGCTGGTGCATTTACTTATGTGTGCCTTCACCCACTCGATACCATCAAAACCAAAATGCAGACCAGGGGTGCTTCCGAGATATATGCCAACACCTTCGATGCAATAGTTAAAACTTTCCACACAAAGGGTATTCTAGGATTTTACAGAGGAGTTTCAGCTGTTATTGTAGGGTCAACGGCTTCTTCAGCTGTTTATTTTGGGACATGTGAGTTTGGGAAGTCCATTTTGTCTAAATTGGATTATCCAGCTTTGCTTATTCCTCCAACTGCTGGTGCTATGGGAAACATTGTTTCATCAGCTATAATGGTTCCTAAAGAATTGATTACTCAAAGAATGCAAGCTGGTGCTAAAGGAAGATCATGGGAAGTCTTGttaagaattttagaaaaagatGGGATTTTGGGTCTTTATGCCGGTTACTCGGCTACTTTGTTAAGGAATTTGCCTGCCGGGGTGTTAAGTTATTCCTCTTTTGAGTACTTAAAAGCTGCGGTTTTGAGTAGAACAAAGCAGACTAATTTGGAGCCAATTCAGAGTGTTTTTTGCGGTGCTTTGGCTGGTGCAATTTCAGCTTCTTTGACAACTCCACTTGATGTGGTGAAAACAAGGTTGATGACTCAGGTTCATGGGAATAAGGCTGTTGCTGCTATGTATAGTGGGGTTAATGCGACGCTAAAACAGATTCTGAAGGATGAAGGTTGGATTGGTTTGACTAGGGGAATGGGGCCGAGAGTTGTTCATAGTGCTTGTTTTTCTGCTTTGGGGTATTTTGCATTTGAGACTGCTAGGCTTACAATTTTGCATCAGTATCTAAAACACAAGGAGAAGGAGTTGTCTAAAATCAATGTTGCGCTGGCTTGA
- the LOC18592569 gene encoding L-type lectin-domain containing receptor kinase S.6, producing the protein MQVSCLFLFWVHLFFLLNVAFPSLSHPLLTPNNITLYGDAFFRNNGISLTQETTCLPSSSPANIGRALYAYPIRFLDFKNKTTASFSCRFSFSIIPNPLCPFGDGIVFLITSNADSFSFSNGYIGLPQRDLNSQDSFFAVEFDTSFNPSVGDINGNHIGVDVNTVVSFASVDVVSKGVDLKSGKKITAWIEYRDSAKLIQIWVSYSSTKPPSPVLVAQIDLSTQFKEYMHVGFSASNGQGSAMHTVDRWRFKTFRTYRPSVNPIDAIEEGYCFMCSPEDSSTNSPRIYRPHKRSFKMGNMAVALGCLTISVVFVIAIIAVICFFAVRKKRDVGRRGKRIQTRVQMNNVPTRLSLAEIKSATMGFHRNRIVGEGASAVVYKGSLPSAGAVAVKRFDQSNKECGRNPFTTEFATMMGCLKHKNLVQIQGWCCEGSELILVYEYLPNGSLDKLLHKNSDSATFLSWSLRLNIVLGVASALTYLHEECARQIIHRDVKTCNIMLDDEFNAKLGDFGLAEVYEHSCASREATIPAGTIGYLAPEYVYCGVPTVKTDVYSFGVVVLEVATGKRPVAEDGAVLVDWVWDLWVRRKLIEAADCSLSGRYHVLEMERMLKVGLCCVHPNHEKRPTVKEAARILRGEASLPLLPSMRPTVTIRSNLFADSEDILNIGGDHSPSGDDAGWLTPKSHFSKA; encoded by the coding sequence ATGCAAGTTTCTTGTCTATTTCTCTTCTGGGTCcatctctttttcctcttaaACGTCGCTTTTCCCTCACTTTCTCACCCTCTTTTGACACCAAACAACATCACCCTCTATGGTGACGCTTTCTTTAGAAACAATGGCATTAGTCTCACTCAAGAAACCACCTGCCTGCCTTCTTCTTCTCCGGCTAACATTGGAAGAGCTCTCTACGCCTACCCTATTCGTTTTCTtgatttcaaaaacaaaaccactGCATCTTTCTCTTGCCGTTTCTCTTTCTCCATCATCCCAAACCCCCTCTGTCCTTTTGGAGATGGCATCGTTTTCTTGATCACCTCTAATGCTGATTCTTTCAGCTTCTCCAATGGGTACATAGGACTTCCACAACGTGACTTAAACTCTCAAGATTCTTTCTTTGCTGTGGAGTTTGATACGAGTTTTAATCCTTCAGTTGGTGACATCAACGGTAATCACATTGGGGTTGATGTTAACACGgttgtttcttttgcttcGGTTGATGTTGTGTCAAAAGGGGTTGATCTTAAAAGTGGGAAAAAGATAACAGCTTGGATTGAGTATAGGGATTCAGCCAAGTTGATTCAGATATGGGTTAGTTATTCATCAACTAAGCCACCAAGTCCTGTTCTGGTTGCCCAAATTGACCTTTCCACGCAATTCAAGGAATATATGCATGTTGGTTTCTCTGCTTCTAATGGACAAGGTTCTGCAATGCACACTGTTGATCGATGGCGGTTTAAAACATTCAGGACTTACCGGCCTTCTGTGAATCCAATAGATGCGATTGAAGAAGGTTATTGCTTCATGTGCTCTCCAGAGGATTCATCTACCAATAGCCCTCGGATTTATCGTCCTCACAAAAGAAGTTTCAAGATGGGGAACATGGCTGTTGCATTGGGATGCTTAACCATATCTGTTGTCTTTGTAATAGCAATTATTGCTGTGATTTGTTTCTTTGCAGTGAGGAAGAAAAGGGATGTTGGcagaagaggaaaaagaatacAGACTAGAGTTCAAATGAATAATGTACCAACAAGATTGTCACTTGCGGAGATAAAATCAGCTACAATGGGGTTTCATAGGAACAGAATTGTTGGTGAAGGTGCTTCAGCAGTTGTTTATAAAGGGTCTCTTCCTTCTGCTGGAGCTGTGGCAGTGAAGCGGTTTGATCAGTCCAACAAAGAATGCGGTCGTAATCCTTTTACCACCGAGTTTGCCACGATGATGGGTTGCTTAAAACACAAGAACTTGGTCCAGATTCAAGGGTGGTGCTGTGAGGGATCTGAGTTAATCCTGGTCTATGAGTACTTGCCCAATGGAAGCCTTGACAAACTCCTTCATAAAAACTCGGATTCTGCAACTTTCCTCTCGTGGAGCTTAAGATTAAACATAGTTCTAGGGGTTGCTTCTGCTCTTACATATCTACATGAAGAATGTGCAAGACAGATAATCCACAGAGATGTGAAGACTTGCAACATAATGCttgatgatgaattcaatGCCAAGCTTGGAGATTTTGGTTTAGCAGAAGTCTATGAACATAGTTGTGCTTCAAGAGAAGCCACAATACCAGCTGGAACGATAGGATATCTCGCACCTGAGTATGTTTATTGTGGTGTTCCAACTGTGAAAACAGATGTTTACAGCTTCGGTGTGGTTGTGCTAGAGGTGGCTACAGGAAAGAGGCCCGTGGCCGAAGACGGAGCTGTGCTTGTTGACTGGGTTTGGGACCTGTGGGTGAGAAGAAAACTAATTGAGGCTGCTGATTGTAGCCTCTCAGGGAGGTACCATGTTTTGGAGATGGAGAGGATGCTCAAGGTGGGACTTTGTTGTGTGCATCCGAACCACGAGAAGAGACCAACAGTGAAGGAAGCTGCTAGGATTTTAAGAGGTGAAGCATCACTTCCGCTTTTACCATCAATGAGACCAACAGTGACAATCAGGTCTAATTTGTTTGCCGATTCTGAAGATATTTTGAACATCGGTGGAGATCACAGTCCTAGTGGTGATGATGCTGGGTGGTTAACACCTAAGAGCCATTTCAGCAAGGCTTAG